The window AAGATGGCTAAAGATGACATATTAGAACTTATGCTCAGCACAATATTGGATTTAAAAAAAGATGCAAAAACCGACATACTTGGCATCGGCGTTGTAGTTCACGGTCCGGTTCAGTCTAAAGAAGGCATATCCTTATTTGCGCCAAATCTTGGTTGGAGAAATGTTCCTATAAAATATATCGTTGAAGAAAAAATAGGCCTTCCAACCTTTGTAGAAAACGACGTAAGAGCCATGGCCATAGGGGAATTTTACTATGGCTCAGCATCCGACATTGAAAATATGGTGTTTTTGAAAGTGGGCTACGGCATAGGTTCTGCAATATTTATAGATGGTAAGCTTTATCGAGGATGCGGGGACAGTGCCGGAGAAATCGGACACACTACCATAGATGTGGGCGGACCGCTGTGCAGCTGCGGCAATTATGGCTGTTTAGAAGCTGTGGCATCTGAGAATGCCCTTGTAAAATCAATGATTAAGTCAATTAAGGAAGGAAGGTCCTCCATGGTTCAAGAAATGGCAGGAGGAAACCTTGAGGATATAACACCTGAGATGATTTACGAAGCCGCCGAGAAAAACGATAACCTTGCAGGCAGATTCTTGAGGCAGACAGCCCGCTACCTCGGCATAGGCATAGCAAATGCAATAAATACGTTTAATCCTGAACTCTTGGTAATCGGAGGAGGGATAGTGAAAGCAAAATCCTCCATCGAAAAGACAATGCTTGATACAGTAAAAGACCGATGCCTTGAAAACAGCTTTAATCAGTGCAAAATTGAGTTTTCTCAGATGGGTGAAATAGCCACAATAAAAGGAGCTGCCGATGTTGTTATGACAGCCATCTTTTAAAAGAAGCGGAGGGAGATAATTGTACTTTATAGGTGTAGACCTTGGAGGAACAAAGATTGCTTCAGCCCTTGTAAATCAAAAGGGAGAAATTATAACCGAAAATGTTACCGAAACAGAAGCCTCAAAGGGCGCAGATTATGTATTAAATAAGATTAAAAATGAAATAAAAAAACTTTACGATGCTGCAGGTTCTGTGCCTATCGGGGGAATAGGCCTCGGAATACCCGGCCTTATGGACATAGAAAAAGGCATTTCTATCTTTGCAGGCAATTTAGCATGGCAAAATGTGCCGGTAATTGAGGAATTTAAAAAGGATTTTCACACTCCTATTTTCATGGACAATGATGTAAGAGTAGCAACATTAGCAGAAAAGTATTTTGGAGCAGGTAAAGACGTAAACACCCTTATATGTGTAACACTGGGCACAGGCATAGGCTCCGGCATAATCCTTGATGGCAAGATTTACAGGGGATATTCTTACAGCGCAGGCGAGATAGGCCATACAACCGTTATAAAAGATGGACTTTATTGCAACTGCGGAAACCGAGGGTGCCTTGAAATGTATGCATCAGCCCCCGGGATTGTGCGCCAGATTAAAAGGCATATTATGGAAGGCCACTATACGATTATGACAAAGATGACAGACGGTAATGTAGATAAAATTACAACAAAAACCCTTTCAGCAGCATTTGACGAGGGAGATGGTTTGGCACGTCTTGTAATGGAAAATACAGCAGAACTTCTGGGAATCGGTCTTTCTACATACGCACAAATTATCAACCCGGAAATGATTGTAATCGGCGGCGGCGTATCGCTTCTAGGCGATAGACTATTTATTCCCTTGCGGAAATATTTTAATGAACATTTAATGCAGGCACTAAGAGATAAAATCCCCATTGTACCTGCAAAACTTAAAGATAAAGCCGGTGCCGTAGGCGCCGCGACTCTTGCTATGAAAAACCTGGGTATTTTTTAAAGGAGGCAAAAAATGTTAGTATCTTCAAAAGAAATGTTGAACAAAGCTCGGCAAAATAACTATGCAATAGCTGCTTTTAACATACACAATTTAGAAACACTAAAAGCAACGGTAGAAGCCGCTGAGGAGGAACGCGCTCCTCTTATACTTCAGACAACTCCCGGCACCTGTGAATATGCCGGAATAGATTATTTAGTTGCCATGGCTCATACAGCATCAAATAAAGCCGATATTCCCATAGCATTACATTTAGACCACGGAAATTCCCTTGACCTTGCAATAAAATGCATAGACGCAGGCTACACATCTGTTATGATCGACGGCTCTATGCTGCCTTTTAATGAAAATGTTTCCTTAGTAAAACAAGTCGTAGAATACGCTCATAAAAAACAAGTTCAAGTTGAGGCAGAGCTTGGGCATATTTCCGGAGTCGAAGAAAATATTTCATCAAGCCACGAAGTACTCACTGACCCAAAAGAAGCTGCCGAATTCGTAAATAGAACTGGCGTAGATTCCCTGGCAATTGCCGTAGGCACAGCCCATGGAGTATATAAAGGGAAGCCTGAAATTCACTTCGACATAATTCAAAACATTCGTCAGCTTGTGAATGTGCCCCTGGTTTTACACGGTTGCTCCGGCGTGCCTGAAGAAGATGTAAAACAGGCAATAAAATGCGGAATATGCAAAATAAATATCGCAACAGATATTAAAATTGCCTTCGCTGACGAGCTTAAAAAGTTTTTTGTATCACAGCCTGATGAGACAGATCCCCGCAAATATTTTAAACCTGCAATAAAAGCAGTAAAAGATGTAGTAAAATCCAAGATTCATATGGCGGAGTCATACAACAAAGCATAAAGGAGGCTTTTGGTTTGATAAATTTAGATGATGTAGAGAAAGTCAGAGAAATAGACAGCATGAATTCACTTTCTGCAACAGAAAATTATGATTTGCAGTTTGAAGAAGCCATAAATATAGCTCAAAATTTCGAAATAGATAAGCCTAACCGCATCTTTCAAGAAATCGTAGTGCTGGGCACAGGCGGAGGATCTTCTGTAGCTGCAGGCCTTTTAAAATCCTACTTGTTTGATGAACTTAACATTCCGGTAATAATCAATCAAGGCTATAACATACCTGCTTGCGTGGACAAAGATTCATTGGTGCTGGCAATATCTCATTCAGGAAATACAGAAGAGACATTAAGCGCCTACGAGCAGGCTGTTAAAGCTGGCGCCCACATAGTAGCTGTTACGGCAGGCGGCAAATTAAAAGAGATGTGCCAAAAAGACAACGTTCCCTGCCTGATTATACCTTACGATATCGGCCATCCTCGCAGGGATATCGGCTATATTTTCGTGCCCATGGTGGTAATACTGAGTAAACTTGGATTAATAGAAGATAAAACAGAAGACCTTAAAAGCCTAGTAGACCTATTTGGCGATCTGAAAAATAGATATGGTGCAGATATTCCGACAAAACAAAATGAAGCAAAACAAATAGCAGCCGAGCTTTATGGACATATTCCCCTTGTATACGGCTCCCTTGATTATTATGATTCAGTGGCCTGGAGAATAAAAAATCAGTTTGGCGAAAATAGCAAACTCATGGCATTTTATAATGTAATACCCAATTTGCATCATGATGAAGCGGTGGGGTGGGATATGCCTGCAGAACTTATCTCCAAGTTTTATCTGATTTTACTGCGGGACGATGAACTAGACAGCCCTAAAATAAAAAAGCGCAAAGACATAACCGCCGAAATGCTATCTGCCAGAATGGGCAAAGTAAGACAGGTTTATGCAGAGGGTCCGAATAGACTTTGCCGCATGTTTTCTCTGGTGTATCTGGGAGATTTTATCACTCTCTATGCTCCTATATATCGAGGAGTAGATCCTACGCCGGTAAATATCATAAACCTATTTAAACAGAAGATGGCGGAATCGTAAATGATTCTTACAGTGAATTTAAATGCATCAATTGACAAAGCATATAAGGTTGAAAATTTCAAAATAGGTGCAGTGACAAGAGTAAAAGAGGTAATTCCCACGGCAGGCGGCAAAGGCTTAAATGTGGCAAGAGTGCTGTCTGCATTGGGGGAAAACGTGAATGTTACCGGATTTACCGGCGGATTTTCCGGAGCATTTATAGAGCAGGAACTAAAAAAAGAAAATATGCCCTTCAATTTTATTCACATAAACGGCGAGACTCGATCCTGCATAAATATTATTGATTTGTCATCAAAAATTCATACAGAGCTGTTAGAGCCGGGACCCGATGTAACAGCTCAAGAACTTGACGAGTTTTTGAAGTTTTATACAAAAGCAGTTAAAAATTCTGATATTATAACGCTTTCCGGAAGCGCTCCAAAAGGTATCAAAGAAGATATATATGCAAGACTTGTAACTATTGCGAAAGGCGAGCATAAAAAAGTAATCCTTGATACCAGCGGTAAATACTTAGAGATGGGCCTTGCAAGCGGACCTACTTTAATAAAGCCAAATAAATCAGAGGCGGAAGCACTTTTAGGAAGGCAGCTAAAAGATATAGAGGAGCTTATAGGCGCTGCGAAAGACCTTGCAAAACTTGGACCGGAAATTTGCGTAATATCTCTGGGAGAAAAGGGTGCGGTAGCAGCAAGCAGGTCATTAAATGAGGCTTATTGGGCGCTTCCACCCAAAATCCAAGTTTCAAATACGGTAGGCTGTGGGGATGCAATGGTAGCAGGCTTTGCAGCGGCGCTTTACAACAACTTGCCCCTTGAAGACTCACTAAAATTTGCAGTTGCGGTTTCTGCCGCTGCGGCACTGAGCCCAATAACCGGGGGAATTGTAGTAGAAGAAGTCAGCAATATCGAAGAAAAAGTCAAAATCACAAGATTTAAATAGAGAACACATGGGGACAGTCCCTCCGTGCTACCTCGGCAGGCTAAAAAACAGAACACATGGGGACAGTCCATCCGTGTTACCCGAGATTCAAATAATAGAAATGGAGGCTGAAAAATGCCTGAGGCCATTAATTATAGAGAAAATGACTGGGAAAACTTAAATTTAGTCCATAAAAACAGAATGGAAAGCAGAACTTACTTTGTATCGTATCCGGAAGAAGAATTGGCACTGACATTTGAGCGAGGTTTATCGAAAAATTTCAGATTATTGAATGGACTTTGGAAATTCTATTATTCTCTATCGCCTTACACTGTTCCTGAGGGTTTTTACGAAGAATCCTTTGACGATACCTCCTGGGACGAGATTAAAGTGCCCGGATGCTGGCAGCTTCAAGGGTATGGTAATCCTCATTATACTGATTTGATATATCTGTTTCCAATTGATCCACCCTATGTTCCGACGGAAAATGCTACAGGCTGTTACAGGAGGAAATTCTATATTGCCGAAGGCTGGATAGATAAACAAATCTTGCTGCGCTTTGAAGGAGTAGATAGCGCATTTCATATTTGGGTAAATGGAAAAGAAGCGGGTTACAGCAAAGGGAGCCGTCTGCCATCGGAATTTGATATAACGTCTTTTGTTCGGCCTGGAGAAAATACTCTTGCAGTAGAGGTTTACAGATGGAGCGATGGGAGTTATTTAGAGGATCAGGATATGTGGTGGCTCAGTGGAATTTTTCGCGATGTATCACTAATTGCAAGACCCAAACTGCATCTTCAGGATTTTACAGTAAGAACAAAATTCGATAATGAGTATAAGGATGCGGAGCTGGAGATTTCAATGCGTTGGGAAAACCTTAGCGAAAAAGAGATTTCCGGCTGCAATGTAAATGTAAAACTCCTTGATAAAGATTTAGAACTTGTAGCTGAAGATATGCATGAACTAAGTTTTGCAGGGCAATTTGGCAAAACCGGATCGCTTCTTCATCTAAGTTCTCCTAATAAGTGGACTGCTGAAACGCCTTACTTATACACCTTGCTTATAACTTTGAATGATAAATTCGGGAAAGTAGTAGAAGTAGTGCCATACCGTGTCGGGGTCAGAACTGTAGAAATTAAAGATGGTAATTTATTGGTAAATGGAACGTCCATACTTTTTAAAGGTGTAAACTATCATGAAATTCATCCTGACTACGGTAGAACTGTGCCTATTGAATGGGCAAAAGAGGATTTGCTCATGATGAAGCAGCATAACATAAATGCGGTAAGGACTTCCCATTACCCTCATATACCTGCTTTTTACGACTTATGTGATGAATACGGCCTATATGTAATTGATGAGACAGATCTTGAATGTCATGGATTTGAACTTACAGAAAACTATAACAGAATCAGTGATGATGCTGCATGGGAGAAAGCTTATCTAGACAGGCTTGAGAGAATGGTCCAGCGAGATAAAAATCATCCTTGTGTCATTATGTGGTCATTGGGAAATGAGTCAGGCTTTGGTAGGAACTTTGAAGCGATGGCGGCATGGTGCAGACAAAACGATCCTACAAGGCCCATACATTATGAAGGAGACAGCAGTGCAAAGATTGCAGATATTTACAGCACCATGTACACCTCCCATGAAAAGCTTATAGAAATCGGTGAAGATGAAAACGCTGCAAAGCCTCATATCCTTTGCGAATATGCTCATGCTATGGGAAACGGTCCCGGCGGTCTTGCAGAATACCAAGAAATCTTTTATAAATATAAACGGCTGCAGGGTGGATTTGTATGGGAATGGATGGATCACGGTTTAAGATCTAAAATGGCAGATGGCAAAGAATTTTTTGCCTATGGCGGTGATTTTGGCGACGAACCCAATAATTCCAACTTTTGTATTGATGGCTTAGTAATGCCTGATCGCACAGCAAGTCCGGGGCTTTTAGAATACAAAAAAGTTATTGAACCTGTAAAGACAGAAGCAATAAATGTGTTAGATGGAATTTTACAGATTACAAACCTTTATGATTTTATAACTCTTGACCATTTAGAACTTTTTTGGAATATAACCACAAATGATGCGATGCTTCAAAGCGGCAAACTGTTACTGCCCCGTATAAAACCGGGCGAAAGCGCCGAAATTACTCTTCCTATAAAACATCCATTACAATCTGCTAATTGTTGGCTAAACATATCTTATCGTCTTGCAGCTGATACCAATTGGGCACCTGCAGGCCATGAAATTGCATCCGGACAGTTTCTCCTGCCTGCAAACGAAAAAATAGAACTTGAAATGTCATTGCCGTCTATGCCTATTTGCTGCGAAGATATGAAAAATAAGCTGAAGATTACAGGAGCAGATTTTGAAATCATTTTTGACAAAATATCAGGCGGAATCGATTCATGGAAATTTGCAGGGTTAAGCTTTATGCACAAAGGTCCGGCACTTAACTTTTGGAGAGCTCCTATAGACAATGATATGTTTGAAGTAGAAA is drawn from Tepidanaerobacter syntrophicus and contains these coding sequences:
- a CDS encoding ROK family protein, which encodes MYFIGVDLGGTKIASALVNQKGEIITENVTETEASKGADYVLNKIKNEIKKLYDAAGSVPIGGIGLGIPGLMDIEKGISIFAGNLAWQNVPVIEEFKKDFHTPIFMDNDVRVATLAEKYFGAGKDVNTLICVTLGTGIGSGIILDGKIYRGYSYSAGEIGHTTVIKDGLYCNCGNRGCLEMYASAPGIVRQIKRHIMEGHYTIMTKMTDGNVDKITTKTLSAAFDEGDGLARLVMENTAELLGIGLSTYAQIINPEMIVIGGGVSLLGDRLFIPLRKYFNEHLMQALRDKIPIVPAKLKDKAGAVGAATLAMKNLGIF
- the fba gene encoding class II fructose-1,6-bisphosphate aldolase; translated protein: MLVSSKEMLNKARQNNYAIAAFNIHNLETLKATVEAAEEERAPLILQTTPGTCEYAGIDYLVAMAHTASNKADIPIALHLDHGNSLDLAIKCIDAGYTSVMIDGSMLPFNENVSLVKQVVEYAHKKQVQVEAELGHISGVEENISSSHEVLTDPKEAAEFVNRTGVDSLAIAVGTAHGVYKGKPEIHFDIIQNIRQLVNVPLVLHGCSGVPEEDVKQAIKCGICKINIATDIKIAFADELKKFFVSQPDETDPRKYFKPAIKAVKDVVKSKIHMAESYNKA
- the pfkB gene encoding 1-phosphofructokinase, whose amino-acid sequence is MILTVNLNASIDKAYKVENFKIGAVTRVKEVIPTAGGKGLNVARVLSALGENVNVTGFTGGFSGAFIEQELKKENMPFNFIHINGETRSCINIIDLSSKIHTELLEPGPDVTAQELDEFLKFYTKAVKNSDIITLSGSAPKGIKEDIYARLVTIAKGEHKKVILDTSGKYLEMGLASGPTLIKPNKSEAEALLGRQLKDIEELIGAAKDLAKLGPEICVISLGEKGAVAASRSLNEAYWALPPKIQVSNTVGCGDAMVAGFAAALYNNLPLEDSLKFAVAVSAAAALSPITGGIVVEEVSNIEEKVKITRFK
- a CDS encoding ROK family transcriptional regulator is translated as MGEFDLDKFKTIATPNDCLVLNTIRHQGPISRADIAKATNLTAPAITYITNKLLDSGIVTEHTIGQSSGGRRPILLAINPDTLNVLVIHISSNRLRGYLVDGELNVISEKEYSVQKMAKDDILELMLSTILDLKKDAKTDILGIGVVVHGPVQSKEGISLFAPNLGWRNVPIKYIVEEKIGLPTFVENDVRAMAIGEFYYGSASDIENMVFLKVGYGIGSAIFIDGKLYRGCGDSAGEIGHTTIDVGGPLCSCGNYGCLEAVASENALVKSMIKSIKEGRSSMVQEMAGGNLEDITPEMIYEAAEKNDNLAGRFLRQTARYLGIGIANAINTFNPELLVIGGGIVKAKSSIEKTMLDTVKDRCLENSFNQCKIEFSQMGEIATIKGAADVVMTAIF
- a CDS encoding bifunctional phosphoglucose/phosphomannose isomerase, which produces MINLDDVEKVREIDSMNSLSATENYDLQFEEAINIAQNFEIDKPNRIFQEIVVLGTGGGSSVAAGLLKSYLFDELNIPVIINQGYNIPACVDKDSLVLAISHSGNTEETLSAYEQAVKAGAHIVAVTAGGKLKEMCQKDNVPCLIIPYDIGHPRRDIGYIFVPMVVILSKLGLIEDKTEDLKSLVDLFGDLKNRYGADIPTKQNEAKQIAAELYGHIPLVYGSLDYYDSVAWRIKNQFGENSKLMAFYNVIPNLHHDEAVGWDMPAELISKFYLILLRDDELDSPKIKKRKDITAEMLSARMGKVRQVYAEGPNRLCRMFSLVYLGDFITLYAPIYRGVDPTPVNIINLFKQKMAES
- the ebgA gene encoding beta-galactosidase subunit alpha is translated as MPEAINYRENDWENLNLVHKNRMESRTYFVSYPEEELALTFERGLSKNFRLLNGLWKFYYSLSPYTVPEGFYEESFDDTSWDEIKVPGCWQLQGYGNPHYTDLIYLFPIDPPYVPTENATGCYRRKFYIAEGWIDKQILLRFEGVDSAFHIWVNGKEAGYSKGSRLPSEFDITSFVRPGENTLAVEVYRWSDGSYLEDQDMWWLSGIFRDVSLIARPKLHLQDFTVRTKFDNEYKDAELEISMRWENLSEKEISGCNVNVKLLDKDLELVAEDMHELSFAGQFGKTGSLLHLSSPNKWTAETPYLYTLLITLNDKFGKVVEVVPYRVGVRTVEIKDGNLLVNGTSILFKGVNYHEIHPDYGRTVPIEWAKEDLLMMKQHNINAVRTSHYPHIPAFYDLCDEYGLYVIDETDLECHGFELTENYNRISDDAAWEKAYLDRLERMVQRDKNHPCVIMWSLGNESGFGRNFEAMAAWCRQNDPTRPIHYEGDSSAKIADIYSTMYTSHEKLIEIGEDENAAKPHILCEYAHAMGNGPGGLAEYQEIFYKYKRLQGGFVWEWMDHGLRSKMADGKEFFAYGGDFGDEPNNSNFCIDGLVMPDRTASPGLLEYKKVIEPVKTEAINVLDGILQITNLYDFITLDHLELFWNITTNDAMLQSGKLLLPRIKPGESAEITLPIKHPLQSANCWLNISYRLAADTNWAPAGHEIASGQFLLPANEKIELEMSLPSMPICCEDMKNKLKITGADFEIIFDKISGGIDSWKFAGLSFMHKGPALNFWRAPIDNDMFEVEKWKAKNLNHLIDTVDEIRWHKFGEDTLNISVNGKVAPITLDWSIKYKLLYTINGSGNVILEISGNPEGRGLPETLPRIGVQVELAKNLERVRWWGRGPGESYIDSKQANSFGLYTKHIDELYTPYIKPQENGNRTEVKWVSFEEPVGIGFIIAGEEPLNFSAHRFSIKSIENAKNRCNLVPEDKIYLKLDYRHHGLGSASCGPGQLPQYKLAPASFRFKLCMKPFYPDEVSAKNLSKLKILG